Part of the Verrucomicrobiia bacterium genome is shown below.
GATGTCAACTGGCATTGCAAGCCGCTCGGCAAGGATGTGGATTGGAACGGCTCAGGCATGCACACGAACTTCTCAACGGACCACATGCGCGAAGTGGGCGGCAAGGATTACTTCGAACGCTTGATGGCAGCTTTCGACAAGTTCAAGAACGAGCACATCGCCGTTTACGGGCCGGACAATCATCTGCGCCTCACGGGATTGCACGAGACGCAATCGATCGACAAGTTTAACTATGGTGTGGCGAATCGTGGCGCATCGATCCGCGTTCCCCACAGCTTCATCAACAACAACTATCGTGGTTACCTGGAAGATCGCCGTCCGAACTCGCAGGGCGATCCTTACAAGATCGCGGGCCGGGTGCTGCAGACGATCGCCACGGTGCCCCTGAAGTAATGGCGGGATTTTCCCTGGCGGCAAATGCAGCCGGGGGCGCTCAGGGGGTATCGGAGTACGGCGCGGACGTCATGTTCGCGCCGTTTTTGTTTTGCAGGAGGATTGGGGTCTTTGCCCCATACAGGGAAAAAGACGGCGCGGCTTAACTCTCGCTGCCAACAGATTCTCGAACCGTCGGCAGGGAGGGGCGGTTGTTTGTTAGACGTAACGGACCGGCTCGGGTGAAAACCCATGCCGGTCCGACTTTCTCCGGGGAAAAGAGCTTTACACCAAGCCACGACGAATCTAGATTCCGCTGCTAATATTTTCGGAATAATTGATATGGAAGCAAAAACGAAGACGATTGAATCATTTAAGTTGCACGAGAAGGATACAGGTTCGGCGGATGTTCAGATCGCCTTGCTCACGCAACGGATCAATCACCTGACGGAGCATCTGCAAACCAACAAGAAGGATCACAGCTCCCGCAGGGGCCTGCTAATGATGGTCGGCCAGCGCCGTCGTCTTCTCGATTATCTTCACAGCACGGATGTGAGCCGATATCAGGCGATCACCAAGAAGCTCAAGCTTCGTCATTGATTTCAAAAAGCCAGCCCTTCGGCTGGCTTTTCCACTTCGAACCTGGACCGCGGGCGCGTCGGTCCAGTTCGTGTTTAAACCCACGCGTCGCAAAGGTTCTGAAGGCTCCTGGGTAATTTCATTCAGTCCCGAGTTTCATCGGGATTCACTGAAGTTTCTCGGCGGCCACAGACAAAAAAGGAAAAATGCCAGAAAGAGTCGTCGCCCAAATCGGGGACAAGCAAGTCATCATAGAAACCGGCAAGCTTGCCAAGCAGGCTGACGGTGCCGTGACAGTTCAACTCGGCGAAACGATTGTGATCGTCGCCGCAGTCGCCGCCACCAAGGCCAAGGAAGGACAGGACTTCTTTCCGTTGACGGTCGACTACCGCGAAAAAGCAGCTGCAGCCGGAAAGTTTCCCGGCGGCTACTTCAAGCGCGAAGGCCGTCCCACCGAGAAGGAAATTCTCACCTCCCGCATCATCGACCGTCCCATTCGCCCGCTCTTTCCCAAGGGCTGGTACAATGAAGTCCAGGTGCAAACAATGCCGTTGAGCGCCGACGGCGAAAACGATCCCGACATGCTCGCCGTTCTTGGCGCGTCAGCAGCGCTCATGGTCAGCGACATTCCATGGGCTGGTCCGCTCGGT
Proteins encoded:
- the rpsO gene encoding 30S ribosomal protein S15, whose amino-acid sequence is MEAKTKTIESFKLHEKDTGSADVQIALLTQRINHLTEHLQTNKKDHSSRRGLLMMVGQRRRLLDYLHSTDVSRYQAITKKLKLRH